A region from the Sphaerodactylus townsendi isolate TG3544 linkage group LG01, MPM_Stown_v2.3, whole genome shotgun sequence genome encodes:
- the DLL1 gene encoding delta-like protein 1 has translation MGGRSAWALLVSCVLLLPSQVWSSGVFELKLQEFVNKKGLLGNRNCCRGGVGGAQSSSGSASGLQQCDCKTFFRVCLKHYQTSVSPEPPCTYGSAITPVLGANSFSVPDHAASGDPSFSNPIRFPFGFTWPGTFSLIIEALHTDSPDDLNTENPERLISRLATQRHLTVGEEWSQDLHSSGRTDLKYSYRFVCDEHYYGEGCSVFCRPRDDAFGHFTCGERGEKVCNPGWKGQYCTDPICLPGCDEHHGYCDKPGECKCRVGWQGRYCDECIRYPGCLHGTCQQPWQCNCQEGWGGLFCNQDLNYCTHHKPCKNGATCTNTGQGSYTCSCRPGYTGSNCEIEINECDANPCKNGGSCTDLENSYSCTCPPGFYGKNCELGAMTCADGPCFNGGRCTDNPEGGYSCHCPVGYSGFNCEKKIDYCSSSPCANGAQCVDLGNSYICQCQAGFTGRHCDRR, from the exons ATGGGCGGCCGGTCCGCGTGGGCTCTCCTGGTCTCCTGCGTGCTCCTCTTGCCCAGCCAG GTTTGGAGCTCAGGCGTGTTCGAGCTGAAGCTGCAGGAGTTTGTCAACAAGAAGGGGCTTCTGGGCAACCGCAACTGCTGCCGGGGGGGCGTCGGCGGGGCCCAGTCAAGCAGCGGCTCGGCGTCGGGGCTGCAGCAGTGCGACTGCAAAACCTTCTTCCGCGTGTGCCTCAAGCACTACCAGACCAGCGTTTCTCCGGAGCCGCCCTGCACCTACGGCAGCGCCATCACCCCGGTCTTGGGAGCCAACTCCTTCAGCGTGCCTGACCACGCCGCCAGCGGCGACCCCTCCTTTAGCAACCCCATCCGCTTCCCCTTTGGCTTCACCTGGCCG GGCACTTTCTCCCTCATCATTGAAGCACTGCACACGGACTCTCCTGATGACCTCAACACAG AGAATCCAGAGCGCCTCATTAGCCGCCTCGCCACCCAGAGACATTTGACTGTTGGTGAAGAATGGTCCCAGGACCTGCACAGCAGTGGCCGCACTGACCTCAAGTATTCCTACCGTTTTGTGTGTGATGAGCACTACTATGGTGAAGGTTGCTCTGTCTTCTGTCGCCCCAGAGATGATGCCTTTGGTCACTTCACCTGTGGAGAGCGTGGGGAGAAAGTCTGCAACCCGGGCTGGAAGGGGCAGTACTGCACTGACC caaTTTGCTTGCCCGGATGTGACGAGCATCATGGATATTGTGACAAGCCAGGGGAATGCAA GTGCAGAGTTGGCTGGCAAGGGCGTTACTGTGATGAATGCATCCGGTACCCAGGTTGCCTTCATGGCACCTGTCAACAACCTTGGCAGTGCAACTGTCAGGAGGGCTGGGGTGGCCTTTTTTGTAATCAGG ATCTCAACTACTGTACTCACCACAAGCCTTGCAAGAATGGTGCCACTTGCACCAACACCGGTCAAGGAAGCTACACGTGTTCCTGCCgccctggctacactggctccaacTGTGAGATTGAAATCAATGAATGTGATGCAAACCCCTGCAAGAATGGAGGAAGCTGCACT GATCTAGAAAACAGCTATTCCTGCACTTGTCCACCTGGGTTCTATGGGAAGAATTGTGAGCTGGGAGCAATGACCTGCGCAGATGGCCCCTGCTTCAATGGAGGCCGATGCACAGACAACCCAGAAGGTGGCTACAGCTGCCACTGCCCAGTGGGTTACTCTGGATTTAACTGCGAAAAGAAAATTGACTATTGCAGTTCTAGTCCCTGTGCTAATG GAGCCCAGTGTGTTGATCTTGGGAACTCTTACATATGTCAATGTCAAGCTGGATTTACTGGAAGGCACTGTGATAGGCGATAA